A genomic window from Planococcus rifietoensis includes:
- a CDS encoding RsbT co-antagonist protein RsbRA yields MNKQMATYIQENMTDIIARWQQMMRDEKDEPSFQVMSEEMVNQTSREFAGLMTSSLLESHQVYENRLQDFAEKVVRLGWSITFMTKAIDHFAEIVYEGMREAGTIHPDNMDGFVHEFANWATPIRNSMIDTYSKTWERTVSLQKIALQELSASLIPVFDKVSVMPLVGTIDTERAKLIMENLLDGVVKHRAEVVLLDITGVPVVDTMVAHHIIQAADAVRLVGAKCMLVGIRPEIAQTIVTLGINLNDFTTTSTLQRGVEQALAWTNRKIVEVEEV; encoded by the coding sequence ATGAACAAACAAATGGCTACATATATACAAGAAAACATGACCGACATCATTGCCAGGTGGCAACAAATGATGAGGGATGAAAAGGATGAACCTTCATTTCAGGTGATGTCGGAAGAGATGGTGAACCAGACGAGCCGTGAATTCGCAGGGCTGATGACTTCAAGTCTTCTTGAAAGCCATCAGGTTTATGAAAACCGCTTGCAGGATTTTGCCGAGAAAGTGGTCCGCCTTGGCTGGTCCATCACGTTCATGACAAAAGCGATCGACCATTTCGCTGAAATCGTCTACGAAGGCATGCGTGAGGCCGGTACGATCCATCCCGATAATATGGATGGGTTTGTCCACGAATTTGCGAATTGGGCCACACCGATCCGCAACAGCATGATCGACACGTACTCTAAAACCTGGGAGCGCACGGTCAGCCTGCAGAAGATAGCATTGCAGGAACTATCCGCTTCCCTGATCCCGGTGTTCGATAAAGTTTCTGTCATGCCGCTCGTCGGAACGATCGATACGGAACGGGCGAAATTGATCATGGAGAATCTGCTCGATGGTGTGGTTAAACATCGTGCAGAAGTGGTGTTGCTGGATATTACTGGCGTACCGGTCGTCGATACGATGGTCGCCCATCACATTATCCAAGCCGCAGACGCAGTGCGTTTGGTCGGGGCGAAATGCATGCTCGTCGGGATCCGCCCGGAAATTGCCCAGACAATCGTAACGCTCGGCATCAATTTGAACGACTTTACGACAACGAGCACATTGCAGCGCGGCGTAGAACAGGCACTGGCGTGGACAAACCGAAAAATTGTGGAGGTTGAAGAAGTATGA
- a CDS encoding STAS domain-containing protein: MNVRIPILKLKDTLIVSIQWELDDQTALQFQEDLLTKLHETSARGVVIDLTSIDFIDSFIAKVLGDVISMSSLMGARVVITGIQPAVAITLIELGIRLEDVMTALDLENGLEKLQLELEA; the protein is encoded by the coding sequence ATGAATGTGAGAATCCCAATTCTAAAACTGAAAGATACATTAATCGTTTCGATCCAATGGGAGCTGGATGACCAGACGGCTTTGCAGTTCCAGGAAGATCTTTTAACTAAATTGCATGAAACCAGCGCCCGTGGGGTGGTCATCGATTTGACGTCCATCGACTTTATTGATTCATTCATTGCCAAAGTGCTGGGGGATGTCATCAGCATGTCCAGCCTGATGGGGGCAAGAGTGGTTATTACCGGTATCCAGCCGGCAGTTGCCATCACTTTAATCGAGCTCGGAATTCGACTTGAAGATGTTATGACGGCACTTGACCTAGAGAACGGCTTGGAGAAACTTCAACTGGAATTGGAGGCTTGA
- a CDS encoding anti-sigma regulatory factor, translating into MSDQSSVEILTEWDIVAARQLGRNVAKELGFGTVDQARITTAISELARNIYLYAGQGRIEIQQLTENGMKGILIIAADSGPGIPDVRKVMEDGFTTSGGLGAGLPGVKRLMDDFKIETIQGEGTDIRATKWLR; encoded by the coding sequence ATGAGCGACCAATCCTCAGTGGAAATCTTAACGGAATGGGATATTGTAGCGGCACGGCAGCTCGGGCGCAATGTCGCCAAAGAGCTCGGCTTCGGCACCGTGGACCAAGCGCGGATCACGACAGCCATCAGCGAGCTTGCCCGCAATATCTATTTATACGCCGGTCAGGGCAGGATCGAAATCCAGCAGCTGACCGAAAATGGCATGAAGGGGATCCTGATCATCGCCGCTGATAGCGGTCCGGGAATTCCGGATGTCAGAAAAGTAATGGAAGACGGTTTTACGACATCAGGAGGATTGGGTGCAGGCCTGCCAGGTGTCAAGCGCTTAATGGACGATTTCAAGATCGAAACGATCCAAGGCGAAGGGACAGATATACGGGCTACGAAGTGGCTCCGCTAG
- a CDS encoding PP2C family protein-serine/threonine phosphatase, which yields MPQHIEAQYQEILNEYVKKQTEQNLYVGQNFSRQLILENISPEEVISMHKAAIRELYSDLPDVVWHSFDFLIEMMINYGLALQERQSLLKRQEELKVEMDLAANVQETLLKTKLPSLDGLDIGLLSIPAKKMNGDYIYFVSDYDGYAGVAVADVIGKGLPAALCMSMIKFGMDSLNSSHALPKDVLGVINRIVEKSVDDSMFVSMFYANYDAGAARLTYGSAGHEPAILYRATTGEFDELEAKGLLLGVSPAAVYEEHSVTLDKGDMVIMMTDGVTEGRTEDGFIEREVIYKLIEQKKGQSAQAIVQHVYDELERMQNAELQDDFTLVVYKKV from the coding sequence ATGCCTCAACACATTGAAGCACAGTATCAGGAAATTCTGAACGAATACGTAAAAAAGCAGACGGAGCAAAATTTGTACGTCGGCCAAAATTTCAGCAGGCAACTGATTCTGGAGAACATTTCTCCGGAAGAAGTAATCAGCATGCACAAAGCAGCCATCCGGGAGCTCTATAGTGATCTCCCGGATGTTGTTTGGCATTCATTCGATTTCCTGATCGAAATGATGATCAATTACGGCTTGGCATTGCAGGAACGCCAAAGTTTATTGAAACGCCAGGAAGAATTGAAAGTAGAAATGGACTTGGCAGCAAATGTGCAGGAAACTTTGCTCAAGACGAAATTGCCGTCGCTCGACGGGCTGGATATCGGCTTGTTGTCGATTCCGGCCAAGAAGATGAACGGCGATTATATTTATTTTGTCAGTGATTACGATGGGTACGCTGGCGTAGCTGTTGCCGATGTCATCGGCAAAGGCCTGCCGGCAGCTCTTTGCATGTCCATGATCAAATTCGGCATGGACAGCTTGAACAGCTCACACGCCTTGCCAAAAGACGTGCTTGGTGTCATTAACCGGATCGTTGAAAAAAGTGTCGACGACTCGATGTTCGTGTCGATGTTCTACGCAAATTACGATGCAGGGGCAGCCAGGCTCACTTACGGGTCAGCTGGGCACGAACCTGCCATTCTTTATCGAGCAACTACAGGGGAATTCGATGAACTCGAAGCAAAAGGCTTGCTGCTCGGCGTTTCGCCGGCCGCGGTTTACGAAGAGCATTCCGTCACCTTGGATAAAGGCGATATGGTCATCATGATGACAGACGGCGTGACAGAAGGCCGTACGGAAGATGGCTTTATCGAACGCGAAGTCATTTATAAATTGATTGAGCAAAAGAAAGGCCAATCGGCGCAGGCAATTGTCCAACATGTCTACGATGAACTTGAACGAATGCAAAATGCAGAACTACAGGATGATTTCACTTTAGTGGTTTACAAGAAGGTTTAA
- a CDS encoding anti-sigma factor antagonist, whose product MNIQVNLTENDNKLKGDIHGEIDAHTAPVLREKLEAYQAQEGLNAELDLSGVDYMDSTGLGVFVAFYKSINAKGGHLKLTGLSSRLKRLFDITGLGDIMDIEAAVGKGGN is encoded by the coding sequence ATGAATATTCAAGTTAATTTGACAGAAAATGACAATAAATTAAAAGGCGATATTCACGGGGAGATCGATGCGCATACAGCACCAGTACTCCGCGAAAAATTAGAAGCGTACCAAGCACAAGAGGGCTTGAATGCCGAATTGGACTTATCCGGTGTCGATTACATGGATAGTACAGGCTTGGGCGTTTTTGTCGCGTTCTATAAATCCATCAATGCAAAAGGCGGCCACTTGAAACTGACTGGCCTCTCGAGCCGCCTGAAGCGCCTTTTCGATATTACAGGTCTAGGCGACATTATGGATATTGAAGCAGCAGTCGGGAAGGGTGGTAATTAA
- the rsbW gene encoding anti-sigma B factor RsbW, translated as MRPFDYVEMRVPAKSQYVGVARLTISGLASRIGFSFDDIEDLKIASSEAVTNAVQHAYSEGEEGEVVIGCALYEDKIEIMVADHGQSFNFEETKAKVGPYHDQEEGAFLREGGLGLYLIETLMDEVKVHHQEGVTVFMTKHVEGERVEEDVETISS; from the coding sequence ATGCGTCCTTTCGATTATGTAGAGATGCGCGTCCCGGCCAAATCCCAGTACGTAGGCGTTGCCCGTCTGACGATTTCAGGGCTGGCAAGCCGCATTGGGTTTTCATTTGATGATATTGAAGATTTGAAGATCGCTTCAAGTGAAGCAGTGACAAACGCCGTTCAACACGCTTATTCAGAAGGCGAAGAAGGCGAAGTTGTCATCGGTTGTGCGTTATATGAAGATAAAATCGAAATTATGGTAGCCGACCACGGCCAAAGCTTCAATTTTGAAGAAACTAAGGCGAAAGTGGGCCCTTATCACGATCAGGAAGAGGGAGCGTTCCTGCGCGAAGGAGGTCTCGGCCTGTATTTGATCGAAACGCTTATGGATGAAGTAAAAGTGCATCATCAGGAAGGCGTTACTGTCTTTATGACCAAGCATGTTGAAGGAGAGCGGGTGGAAGAGGATGTCGAAACAATCTCATCCTAA
- the sigB gene encoding RNA polymerase sigma factor SigB, translating to MSKQSHPNQPTKEQVLEWIEAYQKTEDEEAQTNLVLNYRRLVESIARKYSNGKSYHEDIAQVGMLGLLGAIRRYDPSYGRSFEAFAVPTIIGEIKRFLRDKTWAIHVPRRIKELGPRIKATVEVLTTELQRSPQVWEIAEYLDVDEDDVLEAMEMGKSYQALSMDHSLEADSDGSTVTLFDVVGQEDDGYEKADQRMLVAEAMNVLSDREKQIIQYTYIEQLSQKEAGDRLGISQMHVSRLQRKAIKKLQEAILAAGGVS from the coding sequence ATGTCGAAACAATCTCATCCTAATCAGCCAACGAAAGAACAGGTACTGGAATGGATTGAAGCTTATCAAAAAACAGAGGACGAGGAAGCACAGACAAACCTTGTCCTCAATTACCGCCGTCTTGTGGAATCGATTGCCCGCAAGTATTCAAACGGAAAATCTTACCACGAAGACATCGCACAAGTGGGCATGCTTGGCTTGCTCGGTGCGATCCGGCGCTATGACCCATCCTATGGCCGCAGCTTTGAAGCTTTTGCGGTGCCGACCATCATCGGCGAAATCAAGCGCTTTTTGCGTGACAAAACATGGGCAATCCATGTCCCGCGCCGCATAAAAGAACTGGGCCCTCGCATTAAAGCGACTGTTGAAGTGCTGACAACAGAACTTCAGCGTTCCCCGCAAGTTTGGGAAATCGCTGAATATCTGGATGTCGATGAAGACGACGTTTTGGAAGCGATGGAGATGGGCAAAAGCTATCAAGCGCTTTCCATGGACCATTCTCTCGAGGCGGATTCGGACGGCAGCACGGTTACATTGTTTGACGTAGTCGGCCAGGAAGATGACGGGTACGAAAAAGCGGATCAGCGCATGCTCGTGGCGGAAGCGATGAATGTCCTTTCCGATCGGGAAAAGCAGATCATCCAATACACCTACATAGAGCAGCTGAGCCAGAAGGAAGCGGGCGACAGACTGGGCATTTCCCAGATGCATGTTTCGCGCCTTCAACGAAAAGCTATCAAAAAGCTTCAGGAAGCTATTTTGGCTGCCGGCGGGGTTTCCTAG
- a CDS encoding PP2C family serine/threonine-protein phosphatase has product MEEIRHENVEAYAYNAAKKGNYESGDSYFTVLTDDYFICSVADGLGSGPVARESSQVIPQILKEYHHETIDQLMNRFNGLMMQKRGAAVAIFKVDFKKRTLEYSCVGNIRFYLYRRETDEVIYPLPVMGYLSGRPQKLKTQLYTYVENDLFLIHSDGVDLRNPKAMMRRAGAPRRLYEDILSSIQTGDDATLISGSLLH; this is encoded by the coding sequence GTGGAAGAAATTCGCCATGAAAATGTGGAAGCCTATGCCTACAACGCAGCAAAAAAAGGGAATTACGAATCCGGTGACAGTTATTTCACTGTATTGACGGACGATTACTTTATTTGCTCCGTAGCCGATGGTTTGGGAAGCGGGCCTGTAGCGCGTGAATCTTCACAGGTCATCCCGCAAATCCTGAAAGAATATCATCATGAGACAATCGATCAATTGATGAATCGCTTCAATGGTTTGATGATGCAAAAACGTGGGGCAGCAGTCGCTATCTTTAAAGTAGATTTCAAGAAACGCACCTTGGAGTACAGCTGTGTCGGGAATATCCGTTTCTATCTTTATAGAAGAGAAACCGACGAAGTGATTTATCCGCTACCTGTAATGGGCTATCTCTCGGGAAGGCCACAAAAGTTGAAAACACAGCTTTACACGTATGTAGAAAATGACTTGTTCTTGATTCACTCAGATGGCGTGGATTTACGCAATCCAAAAGCGATGATGAGAAGAGCCGGAGCGCCTAGACGGCTGTATGAAGACATTCTATCGTCCATTCAAACGGGCGACGATGCCACATTAATTTCAGGAAGCCTTCTCCATTGA
- a CDS encoding Tex family protein gives MDTQQLHALIAKEAGVKPNQAKQVIELLEGGNTVPFIARYRKEATGSLDEVQIKAVEDRYTYIQNLEQRKVDVIRSIEEQEQLTPELEKAIKGATVLQRVEDLYRPYKQKRRTKATIAKEKGLQGLADWLLKPDNEQLKVVTEQYISTEKGVETAEDAIAGAQDILAELFADDPDIREKARRMTRDTGLLETAAKKGHEDEKQVFQMYYEYSEAIKKIVPHRILAINRGEKEGVLRVTVTPPVDRIIRLMKDKWMKMGSPAAKQVEAAIEDSYKRLIQPSVEREIRTELSEKGETQAIHIFSENLRNLLLQPPMKDKFVLGIDPAYRTGCKLAVIDATGKLLEVAVIYPHPPKSDQQGAKKTLQRLTDAYPIEIMAIGNGTASRETEQFVADFLSQTATKASYVIVNEAGASVYSASDVARAEFPDLQVEERSAASIARRLQDPLSELVKIDPKAVGVGQYQHDVSRKKLADQLTFVVETAVNQVGVNVNSASASLLQYVAGLSKTVAENIIKVRDENGRFTSRIQLKKIPRLGAKTYEQAVGFLRITEGKNPLDATGIHPESYEAAERILKLIDADKKMIGRPEIIAKLEDLDLEALSQEWEVGKVTLKDIVDALKKPFRDPRDEFPQPLLKSDVLKMEDLSPGMEVQGTVRNVVDFGAFVDIGVKQDGLVHISKLKKGFVKHPLDVVAVGDIVTVWVDQVEKQKGRIALTMLPPKEQQPDLQER, from the coding sequence ATGGATACTCAGCAATTGCACGCATTAATCGCCAAGGAAGCCGGCGTTAAACCAAACCAGGCAAAACAAGTTATTGAGCTGCTTGAAGGCGGCAACACGGTACCTTTTATCGCCCGTTACCGAAAAGAAGCGACGGGCTCATTGGATGAAGTCCAAATAAAAGCAGTAGAAGATCGTTATACATATATCCAGAATTTGGAACAAAGGAAAGTCGATGTAATCCGTTCAATTGAAGAACAGGAGCAACTGACTCCTGAGCTTGAAAAAGCCATCAAAGGAGCTACTGTGCTTCAAAGAGTGGAAGATTTATACCGCCCATACAAACAAAAACGCCGCACAAAAGCGACCATCGCAAAAGAAAAAGGGTTGCAGGGACTGGCTGATTGGCTGTTAAAGCCCGATAACGAGCAGTTGAAAGTAGTGACGGAGCAATATATCAGCACTGAAAAGGGTGTTGAAACAGCGGAAGATGCGATTGCAGGAGCACAGGATATTTTAGCCGAGCTTTTTGCGGATGATCCGGATATTCGTGAAAAAGCCCGTCGGATGACGCGTGATACCGGACTGCTAGAGACAGCAGCCAAAAAGGGCCACGAAGACGAAAAACAAGTCTTTCAAATGTATTATGAATACAGCGAAGCGATCAAAAAGATTGTCCCGCACCGTATACTCGCCATTAACCGCGGCGAAAAAGAGGGTGTATTGAGAGTAACGGTCACACCTCCAGTCGACCGAATCATTCGTTTAATGAAAGATAAATGGATGAAAATGGGGAGTCCTGCTGCAAAACAAGTGGAAGCGGCCATAGAAGACAGTTACAAACGCCTGATCCAGCCATCCGTCGAACGTGAAATCCGGACGGAACTAAGTGAAAAAGGTGAAACGCAGGCCATACACATCTTTTCGGAAAACCTGCGCAATCTGTTATTGCAGCCTCCAATGAAAGATAAATTCGTGCTCGGCATTGATCCGGCGTACCGCACCGGCTGCAAACTAGCAGTGATAGATGCGACGGGGAAACTATTGGAAGTGGCGGTCATTTATCCGCATCCCCCAAAATCCGATCAACAAGGCGCAAAGAAAACCTTGCAGCGCTTAACCGATGCCTACCCAATTGAAATCATGGCGATCGGAAACGGCACAGCATCACGCGAAACCGAACAATTCGTTGCGGATTTCCTCAGCCAAACTGCAACGAAAGCGTCTTACGTCATCGTCAATGAAGCAGGTGCCAGTGTGTACTCGGCGTCCGATGTGGCTCGTGCGGAGTTTCCAGACTTGCAAGTAGAAGAACGCAGTGCAGCTTCCATCGCCCGCCGACTTCAAGACCCGCTTTCTGAACTTGTGAAAATCGACCCGAAAGCTGTAGGTGTTGGACAATACCAGCATGATGTCTCGCGGAAAAAGCTGGCAGACCAATTGACCTTCGTTGTTGAGACGGCGGTCAACCAAGTTGGCGTGAACGTTAACTCTGCTTCAGCCTCTCTCCTTCAATACGTTGCTGGCCTCAGTAAGACCGTCGCCGAGAACATCATTAAAGTGCGCGATGAGAACGGCCGCTTTACTTCCCGTATCCAGTTAAAGAAAATCCCTCGCCTTGGTGCCAAGACCTATGAACAAGCAGTTGGCTTCCTGCGCATAACGGAAGGAAAGAATCCGCTAGACGCCACCGGCATTCACCCAGAAAGTTATGAAGCTGCCGAAAGGATCCTCAAGTTGATCGATGCAGACAAGAAAATGATTGGGCGTCCAGAAATTATCGCGAAGCTGGAAGACTTGGACCTCGAAGCATTAAGCCAGGAGTGGGAAGTAGGCAAAGTGACACTCAAAGATATTGTGGATGCGTTGAAGAAACCGTTCCGCGACCCGCGGGATGAGTTCCCTCAACCATTGCTCAAGAGTGACGTTTTAAAAATGGAAGACTTGTCACCTGGAATGGAAGTGCAAGGGACGGTGCGCAACGTCGTCGACTTCGGAGCCTTCGTTGACATTGGCGTGAAACAGGACGGGCTGGTCCACATCTCTAAATTGAAAAAGGGATTCGTTAAACACCCGCTTGATGTCGTGGCAGTCGGAGACATCGTCACTGTCTGGGTCGACCAGGTCGAAAAACAAAAAGGCCGAATCGCTTTGACGATGCTGCCGCCAAAAGAACAACAACCGGATCTTCAGGAGAGATAA
- a CDS encoding SprT family protein translates to MTNEELTKMIVEISRDIFGKPFRHQGVFNKRLRTTGGRYLLRSHNIEINPASYEKFGGNELIGIIKHELCHYHLHLEGKGYKHRDKEFRELLQETGSPRFCSLLVEKRRKTAGFHLYECISCKTEFPRKIRMDTDKYRCGRCSGKLRLKREKSL, encoded by the coding sequence ATGACAAACGAAGAATTGACCAAGATGATTGTAGAGATTTCTCGTGACATTTTCGGTAAGCCGTTCCGCCATCAAGGTGTATTCAACAAACGCCTCCGGACGACAGGTGGCCGTTACTTGCTGAGATCGCACAACATTGAAATCAATCCGGCTTCATATGAAAAGTTCGGCGGCAACGAACTTATAGGCATCATCAAGCATGAGTTGTGCCATTATCATCTCCATCTTGAAGGAAAAGGATACAAGCATCGGGACAAGGAGTTTCGAGAATTGTTACAAGAGACAGGGTCTCCGCGCTTTTGTTCTTTGCTTGTAGAGAAGCGGCGGAAGACAGCTGGCTTTCATCTGTATGAATGCATCTCTTGTAAAACGGAATTTCCAAGAAAGATCCGCATGGACACTGACAAGTACAGATGCGGACGCTGCAGCGGCAAGCTGCGGTTGAAAAGAGAAAAGAGTTTATAA
- the tsaE gene encoding tRNA (adenosine(37)-N6)-threonylcarbamoyltransferase complex ATPase subunit type 1 TsaE: MSFTITVQSPEQTEKLAIRLALLLQPQDLLTLEGDLGAGKTTFTKGLAKGLGIERTVNSPTFTILKQYEGRLNLNHFDVYRLENSDEDIGFDELFAEEAVSVIEWAQFIEDYLPVERLDIVIRRLSEEGREVEFQPHGVRYENLCRELMQ, from the coding sequence ATGAGCTTTACGATTACAGTGCAATCGCCGGAACAGACAGAGAAACTTGCCATTCGATTGGCTTTGCTTTTACAGCCTCAAGATCTCCTAACATTGGAAGGTGACTTAGGGGCAGGCAAGACGACTTTTACTAAAGGATTAGCCAAAGGGCTCGGCATCGAACGAACGGTCAATAGTCCGACTTTCACTATCCTTAAGCAATATGAAGGCCGATTAAACCTCAATCATTTTGATGTATACCGGTTGGAAAATAGTGATGAAGATATCGGTTTTGATGAATTATTTGCAGAAGAAGCTGTGTCGGTGATTGAATGGGCTCAGTTCATTGAGGATTATTTGCCGGTAGAACGCCTGGACATTGTCATTCGTCGCTTGTCTGAAGAGGGGCGTGAAGTGGAGTTTCAGCCGCATGGTGTCCGTTACGAAAACTTATGCAGGGAGCTAATGCAATGA
- the tsaB gene encoding tRNA (adenosine(37)-N6)-threonylcarbamoyltransferase complex dimerization subunit type 1 TsaB, translating to MILGIDTSNSPLAIALVKDDTVLIEETQNLKINHSLTAMPAVEDLMKKANINPGDLTGIVVAEGPGSYTGVRIGLTIAKTLAWSLKIPLTTVSSLKVLAANGQGFNGLICPVMDARRGTAFTALYDGRQLSTVLSDRHSDFKTFLEQVRTHGQPVLFTGTDLEIHRSIIEELVGDLAYFAPYQNRLPRASNLIALAATEEAKEVHHTVPEYRRITEAEANLAKTDEGKSR from the coding sequence ATGATTTTAGGAATCGATACGTCAAATTCGCCGCTAGCTATTGCTTTGGTGAAAGACGACACAGTATTAATAGAAGAAACTCAAAATCTAAAGATCAATCATTCCTTAACTGCTATGCCTGCAGTAGAGGATTTAATGAAAAAAGCTAACATTAATCCAGGTGATTTAACAGGAATTGTGGTTGCAGAAGGACCTGGATCCTACACAGGGGTTCGAATTGGCCTGACAATCGCGAAAACTCTCGCATGGTCGTTGAAAATTCCGTTGACCACTGTATCGAGTTTGAAGGTTCTTGCAGCGAACGGACAGGGATTTAATGGTCTGATTTGCCCTGTAATGGATGCAAGACGCGGTACCGCTTTTACTGCACTTTATGATGGGCGTCAGCTGTCAACGGTCCTTTCAGATCGCCATAGTGACTTCAAGACGTTTTTGGAACAAGTCCGTACACATGGACAACCTGTTTTGTTCACAGGGACTGACCTTGAAATTCATCGTTCAATAATTGAGGAACTGGTTGGGGACTTGGCCTATTTTGCACCGTACCAAAATAGACTGCCAAGAGCATCGAATTTGATTGCTTTGGCAGCGACTGAAGAAGCGAAAGAAGTACACCACACGGTTCCTGAATATCGCCGGATTACAGAGGCGGAAGCGAATCTTGCAAAAACGGATGAAGGAAAAAGCCGATGA
- the rimI gene encoding ribosomal protein S18-alanine N-acetyltransferase, which produces MSELVTFRKMTIHDVNEVYEIEKQSFTLAWTKEAFEQEMLKNEFAYYVLAETQEGVVGYCGMWLVMDEAHITNIAISPKERGKKFGEALMKEAIETAKAQGAKLMTLEARVSNIAALNLYRKLGFQNGGIRKGYYTDNQEDAIVMWVNFDE; this is translated from the coding sequence ATGAGCGAATTAGTGACATTCCGGAAAATGACTATACATGATGTAAATGAAGTTTATGAAATTGAAAAACAATCGTTTACGCTAGCCTGGACAAAAGAGGCGTTTGAGCAAGAGATGCTGAAAAACGAATTTGCTTATTATGTGTTGGCTGAAACGCAAGAAGGAGTCGTCGGTTACTGTGGCATGTGGCTTGTCATGGACGAAGCACATATTACGAATATTGCCATCTCACCAAAAGAACGGGGCAAGAAGTTTGGGGAAGCGTTAATGAAAGAAGCAATAGAAACTGCAAAAGCGCAAGGCGCGAAATTGATGACATTAGAAGCACGTGTTAGCAATATAGCTGCGCTTAATTTATATAGGAAACTAGGATTTCAAAATGGTGGCATCCGAAAAGGTTATTATACGGATAATCAGGAAGATGCCATAGTTATGTGGGTGAATTTCGATGAATAA
- the tsaD gene encoding tRNA (adenosine(37)-N6)-threonylcarbamoyltransferase complex transferase subunit TsaD, which translates to MNKDIYVLGIETSCDETAASVVKNGTEIISNVVASQIESHKRFGGVVPEIASRHHVEQITIVIEEALQQAELTPSELSAVAVTEGPGLVGALLVGVNAAKAFAFAHSLPLVGVHHIAGHIYANRLEQEMEFPLLSLVISGGHTELILMKEHGDFTVIGETRDDAAGEAYDKVARTLNLPYPGGPHIDRLAHQSVEAVDFPRVWLEEGSYDFSFSGLKSSVLNYMHNMKQRGETPVPEAVAAGFQNSVVEVVTAKTLRAAREFGVRQVIAAGGVAANKGLRQSLSETFEKEHIPFFIPPLPLCTDNAAMIAAAGTVMYEKGLTGDMAMNGRPGMPLSSWI; encoded by the coding sequence ATGAATAAAGACATTTATGTATTGGGAATAGAAACGAGTTGCGACGAAACAGCAGCTTCAGTCGTAAAAAACGGGACAGAAATCATCTCCAATGTGGTGGCATCGCAAATTGAGAGCCATAAGCGCTTCGGTGGCGTTGTGCCGGAAATTGCATCGAGACATCATGTCGAGCAAATCACAATTGTAATTGAAGAAGCCTTGCAACAGGCGGAGCTAACACCATCCGAGTTGTCTGCAGTGGCGGTTACAGAAGGACCGGGCTTAGTCGGAGCCTTGCTAGTTGGTGTTAATGCAGCAAAAGCGTTTGCCTTTGCGCATAGCTTGCCGCTAGTAGGTGTTCATCATATCGCAGGCCATATCTATGCGAATAGACTGGAGCAAGAAATGGAGTTTCCGCTTTTGTCATTGGTCATTTCAGGAGGGCATACTGAGCTGATCCTCATGAAAGAACATGGTGATTTTACAGTAATCGGAGAAACTAGGGACGATGCCGCAGGAGAAGCCTACGACAAAGTGGCGCGAACATTAAACTTGCCATATCCTGGGGGGCCACATATCGACCGGTTGGCGCATCAAAGCGTGGAAGCAGTCGATTTTCCGCGGGTTTGGCTGGAAGAAGGATCTTATGACTTTAGCTTTAGCGGATTGAAATCATCTGTGCTGAATTATATGCATAATATGAAGCAGCGCGGGGAAACACCCGTACCAGAAGCTGTTGCCGCAGGATTCCAAAACAGTGTCGTGGAAGTCGTAACAGCAAAAACTCTACGTGCAGCAAGGGAATTTGGCGTTCGACAAGTGATTGCAGCCGGTGGTGTGGCAGCCAATAAAGGCTTACGCCAATCGCTGAGTGAGACTTTTGAAAAAGAGCATATCCCCTTCTTTATTCCACCGCTGCCGCTTTGTACAGATAATGCAGCGATGATTGCAGCGGCTGGAACGGTTATGTATGAAAAAGGCTTAACCGGAGATATGGCCATGAATGGGCGCCCAGGCATGCCTTTGAGTTCATGGATTTAA